From Nicotiana tabacum cultivar K326 chromosome 22, ASM71507v2, whole genome shotgun sequence, one genomic window encodes:
- the LOC142176179 gene encoding uncharacterized protein LOC142176179, translating to MSEVNDFRHYINTCNLTDLGFKGSIFTWWNGRAEDDCIFKILDRCLANLELQQMLSTLEVTHLSKIGSDHRPMMLTDVVKQNWTVDFAGDTFIMFNHKLKRLKKALSAWSRATYRDIFKKIASLEEVVLVHEAEFERNPTYQNRERLQKVQAELIRYLDLEEEFWKQKSGTTWFQDGDRNTIFFHAQVNGRRK from the exons ATGAGTGAGGTTAATGATTTTAGGCATTATATCAACACATGTAACCTCACTGATTTAGGCTTCAAAGGCAGTATCTTCACTTGGTGGAATGGGAGAGCTGAAGATGATTGCATTTTTAAAATACTTGATAGATGTTTGGCTAACTTAGAGCTTCAGCAGATGCTGTCTACTTTAGAGGTCACTCACTTATCAAAAATAGGATCTGATCACAGACCTATGATGTTGACAG ATGTGGTGAAACAGAATTGGACAGTCGACTTTGCTGGAGATACTTTTATCATGTTCAATCACAAGTTGAAGAGGCTGAAGAAGGCGTTATCTGCATGGAGTAGAGCAACATATAGAGATATCTTTAAGAAAATAGCAAGTTTAGAGGAGGTGGTGCTAGTTCATGAAGCTGAATTTGAGAGGAATCCTACATATCAAAATAGAGAGAGATTGCAGAAAGTTCAAGCTGAACTGATCAGGTATTTGGATTTAGAAGAGGAATTTTGGAAACAAAAATCCGGTACGACTTGGTTTCAAGATGGAGATAGGAATACCATATTCTTTCATGCACAAGTGAATGGTAGAAGGAAATGA